The Erigeron canadensis isolate Cc75 chromosome 4, C_canadensis_v1, whole genome shotgun sequence genome window below encodes:
- the LOC122595573 gene encoding psbQ-like protein 3, chloroplastic — translation MMLTNTWVLRCSCPIYSNINHTTKQTKLHRKNTYIITTRRKALFLLFSIPFNAHSAFASESSSSSFLDMFRMTVPDQTMEEAEGGIREHAMSLVQVKDLLELETWKEAQKELRKSASLLKQDIYTIIQGKPGMERAQLRNLYSKLFNGVTELDYAARDKDVPRVWILYQDIVVTLDDILSKV, via the coding sequence ATGATGTTGACAAACACTTGGGTCTTAAGATGCTCATGCCCCATATATTCAAACATAAACCACACTACTAAACAAACGAAATTGCATCgcaaaaacacatatattatCACAACAAGAAGAAAAGCCTTATTCCTCTTATTTTCAATTCCATTCAATGCCCATTCAGCATTTGCATCTgaatcatcatcgtcatcatttCTGGACATGTTTCGAATGACGGTTCCTGACCAGACAATGGAAGAAGCAGAAGGCGGAATCAGGGAACACGCAATGAGTTTAGTACAAGTTAAAGATTTGTTGGAATTGGAAACATGGAAAGAAGCACAAAAGGAATTGAGAAAAAGTGCTTCCTTGTTGAAACAGGACATTTATACCATAATTCAAGGCAAGCCTGGAATGGAAAGAGCCCAACTCCGGAATCTATATTCCAAACTGTTTAATGGTGTCACTGAATTGGATTATGCAGCAAGGGATAAGGATGTGCCACGTGTTTGGATATTATACCAAGATATTGTTGTCACTCTTGATGATATTTTATCTAAAGTTTAA
- the LOC122595574 gene encoding dolichyl-diphosphooligosaccharide--protein glycosyltransferase subunit DAD1-like, which produces MGKSATTKDDAQALFQSLRSAYSATPTNLKIIDLYVVFAVSTALVQVVYMAIVGSFPFNSFLSSVLSCVGTAVLAVCLRIQVNKENKEFKDLPPERAFADFVLCNLVLHLVIMNFLG; this is translated from the exons ATGGGGAAATCGGCGACAACAAAGGATGACGCTCAAGCTCTGTTTCAATCTCTTCGGTCTGCTTATTCTGCTACTCCTACTAATCTCAAG atCATAGATCTGTACGTCGTTTTCGCTGTATCCACTGCTCTAGTTCag GTGGTTTACATGGCAATAGTTGGGTCGTTTCCATTCAACTCTTTTCTCTCGAGTGTGCTTTCGTGTGTTGGCACAGCTGTCCTAGCTG TTTGTCTTCGTATTCAAGTCAACAAAGAAAACAAGGAATTCAAG GATTTACCTCCCGAGCGTGCTTTTGCAGATTTTGTTCTCTGCAATTTGGTACTGCATCTGGTGATTATGAATTTCCTTGGGTAA